A window of Apodemus sylvaticus chromosome 9, mApoSyl1.1, whole genome shotgun sequence contains these coding sequences:
- the Tmem198 gene encoding transmembrane protein 198, with the protein MPGTMETLRFQLLPPEPDDTFWGAPCEQPLERRYQALPALVCIMCCLFGVVYCFFGYRCFKAVLFLTGLLFGSVVIFLLCYRERVLETQLSAGASAGIALGIGLLCGLVAMLVRSVGLFLVGLLLGLLLAAAALLGSAPYYQPGSVWGPLGLLLGGGLLCALLTLRWPRPLTTLATAVTGAALIATAADYFAELLLLGRYVVERLRAAPVPPLCWRSWALLALWPLLSLMGVLVQWRVTTERDSHTEVVISRQRRRVQLMRIRQQEERKEKRRRKKRPPRAPPRGPRAPPRPGPPDPAYRRRPVPIKRFNGDVLSPSYIQSFRDRQTGSSLSSFMASPTDTDYEYGSRGPLTACSGPPVRV; encoded by the exons atgCCGGGTACTATGGAAACTCTGCGGTTTCAGCTGCTGCCCCCGGAGCCGGATGATACCTTCTGGGGTGCACCTTGTGAACAGCCTCTGGAGCGCAGGTATCAGGCACTGCCGGCCCTCGTCTGCATCATGTGCTGTTTGTTTGGAGTCGTCTACTGCTTCTTTG GTTACCGCTGCTTCAAGGCAGTACTCTTCCTCACTGGGCTGCTGTTTGGCTCAGTGGTCATCTTCCTGCTGTGCTACCGAGAGCGGGTTCTGGAGACGCAGCTGAGCGCCGGGGCAAGCGCGGGCATCGCGCTGGGCATCGGGCTGCTCTGCGGGCTGGTAGCCATGCTGGTACGCAGTGTGGGCCTCTTCCTGGTGGGGCTGCTGCTCGGTCTGCTGCTCGCTGCTGCCGCCCTACTGGGCTCCGCACCCTATTACCAGCCCGGCTCCGTATGGGGCCCACTGGGGCTCCTGCTGGGAGGTGGCCTGCTCTGCGCCCTGCTCACACTGCGCTGGCCTCGACCGCTCACCACCCTTGCCACTGCCGTGACGGGTGCTGCCCTCATCGCTACCGCTGCAGACTATTTTGCTGAACTGCTACTGCTGGGGCGCTACGTGGTGGAGCGACTGCGGGCTGCGCCTGTGCCTCCCCTCTGCTGGCGGAGCTGGGCCCTGCTGGCACTCTGGCCTCTACTTAGCCTGATGGGCGTTCTGGTGCAGTGGAGGGTGACAACCGAGAGGGACTCCCACACAGAAG TGGTCATCAGCCGGCAGCGAAGGCGAGTGCAGCTGATGCGGATCCGGCAGCAGGAAGAACGCAAGGAGAAGCGGCGGCGGAAGAAGAGACCTCCCCGGGCTCCTCCCAGAGGTCCTCGGGCACCTCCACGGCCTGGTCCACCAGACCCCGCTTATAGACGCAGGCCAGTGCCCATCAAACGCTTCAATGGAGATGTCCTCTCCCCG AGTTACATCCAGAGCTTCCGGGACCGGCAGACTGGGAGCTCTCTGAGCTCCTTCATGGCCTCGCCTACAGACACGGACTATGAATACGGGTCCCGGGGACCCCTGACAGCCTGCTCGGGACCCCCAGTGCGGGTGTAG
- the Chpf gene encoding chondroitin sulfate synthase 2 encodes MRASLLLSVLRPAGPVAVGISLGFTLSLLSVTWVEEPCGPGPPQPGDSELPLRGNTNAARRPNSVQPGAERERPGAGAGTGESWEPRVLPYHPAQPGQATKKAVRTRYISTELGIRQKLLVAVLTSQATLPTLGVAVNRTLGHRLEHVVFLTGARGRRTPSGMAVVALGEERPIGHLHLALRHLLEQHGDDFDWFFLVPDATYTEAHGLDRLVGHLSLASATHLYLGRPQDFIGGETTPGRYCHGGFGVLLSRTLLQQLRPHLESCRNDIVSARPDEWLGRCILDATGMGCTGDHEGVHYNYLELSPGEPVQEGDPRFRSALTAHPVRDAVHMYQLHKAFARAELDRTYQEIQELQWEIQNTSRLAADGERASAWPVGIPAPSRPASRFEVLRWDYFTEQYAFSCADGAPRCPLRGADQADVADVLGTALEELNRRYQPALRLQKQQLVNGYRRFDPARGMEYTLDLQLEALTPQGGRWPLTHRVQLLRPLSRVEILPVPYVTEASRLTVLLPLAAAERDLASGFLEAFASAALEPGDAAALTLLLLYEPRQAQRAAHADVFAPVKAHVAELERRFPGARVPWLSVQTAAPSPLRLMDLLSKKHPLDTLFLLAGPDTVLTPDFLNRCRMHAISGWQAFFPVHFQAFHPAVAPPQGPGPPELGRDTGHFDRQAASEACFYNSDYVAARGRLVAASEQEEELLESLDVYELFLRFSSLHVLRAVEPALLQRYRAQPCSARLSEDLYHRCRQSVLEGLGSRTQLAMLLFEQEQGNST; translated from the exons ATGCGGGCGTCGCTGCTGCTGTCCGTGCTGCGGCCCGCGGGGCCCGTGGCCGTGGGCATCTCTCTGGGCTTCACCCTGAGCCTGCTCAGCGTTACCTGGGTGGAAGAGCCTTGCGGACCCGGGCCGCCCCAACCCGGAGACTCTGAGCTACCGCTGCGCGGCAACACCAACGCGGCGCGCCGGCCCAACTCGGTGCAGCCCGGAGCGGAGCGCGAGAGGCCCGGGGCCGGCGCAGGCACCGGTGAGAGCTGGGAGCCTCGAGTCTTGCCCTACCATCCTGCACAACCGGGCCAGGCCACCAAGAAGGCCGTCAG AACTCGGTATATCAGCACGGAGCTGGGCATCAGGCAGAAGCTGCTGGTGGCAGTGCTGACCTCACAGGCCACGTTGCCTACACTGGGTGTGGCTGTGAACCGAACTCTGGGACACAGATTGGAGCATGTAGTGTTCCTGACCGGTGCGAGGGGCCGCCGGACACCATCAGGCATGGCGGTGGTGGCACTGGGCGAAGAGCGGCCCATCGGACACCTGCACCTGGCGCTGCGCCACCTGCTGGAGCAACACGGCGATGACTTTGACTGGTTTTTCCTAGTGCCTGATGCCACCTACACGGAGGCGCATGGACTGGATCGCCTAGTTGGCCACCTCAGCCTTGCTTCGGCAACCCATCTCTATCTTGGCCGGCCGCAGGACTTCATCGGTGGAGAGACTACCCCCGGCCGCTACTGCCACGGGGGCTTTGGAGTGTTGCTGTCACGCACACTACTGCAGCAACTGCGCCCCCACCTGGAAAGCTGCCGCAATGACATCGTCAGTGCTCGCCCTGATGAGTGGTTGGGCCGGTGCATCCTTGATGCTACAGGCATGGGCTGTACTGGTGACCATGAG gGAGTGCACTACAACTATCTGGAACTGAGCCCTGGGGAACCTGTGCAGGAGGGGGATCCTCGTTTCCGCAGCGCCCTGACAGCCCATCCTGTGCGTGACGCCGTGCACATGTACCAGCTGCACAAAGCCTTTGCCCGAGCTGAGCTCGACCGCACATACCAGGAGATTCAAGAACTGCAG TGGGAGATCCAGAATACCAGCAGATTGGCTGCTGATGGGGAGAGAGCCTCTGCGTGGCCGGTGGGCATTCCAGCACCCTCCCGCCCTGCCTCACGCTTTGAAGTTCTGCGGTGGGACTACTTCACGGAACAGTACGCTTTCTCCTGTGCTGATGGCGCGCCCCGCTGCCCACTGCGTGGGGCTGACCAGGCAGATGTGGCTGATGTCCTGGGCACAGCCTTGGAGGAGCTCAACCGCCGGTACCAGCCAGCCCTGCGGCTCCAGAAGCAGCAGCTGGTCAATGGCTACCGGCGTTTTGATCCAGCCCGAGGCATGGAGTACACACTAGACCTGCAGCTGGAGGCGCTGACGCCCCAGGGTGGCCGCTGGCCCCTCACCCACAGGGTGCAGCTCCTTCGGCCCTTGAGCCGCGTGGAGATCTTGCCTGTGCCCTATGTCACTGAGGCGTCTCGGCTCACTGTGCTACTGCCGCTGGCAGCAGCAGAGCGAGACCTGGCTTCTGGCTTCCTAGAAGCCTTTGCCAGTGCAGCACTGGAACCTGGTGATGCAGCGGCCTTGACCCTGCTGCTGCTATATGAGCCACGCCAGGCCCAGCGGGCAGCCCACGCAGACGTCTTCGCACCTGTCAAAGCCCACGTGGCAGAGCTAGAGCGGCGTTTCCCGGGAGCCCGGGTGCCCTGGCTCAGCGTGCAGACAGCCGCACCCTCTCCACTGCGCCTCATGGACCTGCTCTCCAAGAAGCACCCACTAGACACTCTGTTCCTGCTGGCCGGGCCAGACACAGTACTCACGCCCGACTTCCTGAACCGCTGCCGCATGCACGCCATCTCCGGCTGGCAGGCCTTCTTTCCCGTGCACTTCCAGGCCTTCCACCCTGCTGTGGCTCCGCCTCAGGGCCCTGGGCCACCGGAACTGGGCCGTGACACTGGCCACTTTGATCGCCAGGCTGCCAGTGAGGCGTGCTTCTACAACTCTGACTATGTGGCGGCCCGCGGACGGCTGGTGGCCGCctctgagcaggaggaggagctgctggaGAGCCTGGATGTGTACGAGCTGTTTCTGCGCTTCTCCAGCTTGCACGTGCTGAGGGCAGTGGAGCCGGCCTTGCTGCAGCGCTACCGGGCCCAGCCGTGCAGCGCTCGGCTCAGTGAGGACCTTTACCACCGCTGTCGCCAGAGCGTCCTTGAGGGCCTTGGCTCCCGCACCCAGCTCGCCATGTTGCTCTTCGAGCAGGAACAGGGGAACAGCACCTAA
- the Asic4 gene encoding acid-sensing ion channel 4 isoform X2 produces MVDILNRTGHQLADMLKSCNFSGHRCSASNFSVVYTRYGKCYTFNADPQSSLPSRAGGMGSGLEIMLDIQQEEYLPIWRETNETSFEAGIRVQIHSQEEPPYIHQLGFGVSPGFQTFVSCQEQRLTYLPQPWGNCRAESQLREPELQGYSAYSVSACRLRCEKEAVLQRCHCRMVHMPGNETICPPNTYIECADHTLDSLGGGSEGPCFCPTPCNLTRYGKEISMVKIPNRGSARYLARKYNRNETYIRENFLVLDVFFEALTSEAMEQRAAYGLSALLGDLGGQMGLFIGASILTLLEILDYIYEVSWDRLKRVWRRPKTPLRTSTGGISTLGLQELKEQSPCLSRGRAEGGGASSLLPNHHHPHGPPGSLFEDFAC; encoded by the exons GTCTATACTCGCTATGGGAAGTGTTACACCTTTAATGCGGATCCCCAGAGTTCACTGCCCAGTAGGGCAGGCGGCATGGGTAGTGGCCTGGAGATCATGCTAGACATCCAGCAGGAGGAATATCTGCCCATATGGAGAGAGACAA ATGAGACATCCTTCGAGGCAGGGATCCGGGTGCAGATCCACAGCCAGGAGGAGCCTCCCTACATCCACCAGCTGGGGTTCGGCGTGTCCCCGGGCTTCCAGACTTTTGTGTCCTGCCAGGAACAGCGG CTAACTTATCTGCCCCAGCCTTGGGGCAACTGCCGGGCGGAAAGCCAGCTCAGAGAGCCTGAGCTTCAAGGCTACTCAGCCTATAGTGTGTCTGCCTGCCGACTGCGCTGTGAGAAGGAGGCCGTGCTTCAGCGCTGCCACTGCCGGATGGTGCACATGCCAG GCAACGAGACCATCTGCCCACCAAATACCTACATTGAATGTGCCGACCACACCCTGG ACTCCCTGGGTGGGGGCTCTGAGGGTCCATGCTTCTGCCCCACACCCTGCAACCTGACACGTTATGGCAAAGAGATCTCCATGGTGAAGATCCCCAACAGGGGCTCAGCCAGGTACCTGGCGAGGAAGTACAACCGCAATGAGACCTACATAAG AGAGAACTTCTTGGTCCTGGATGTCTTTTTCGAGGCCCTAACTTCTGAAGCCATGGAACAGCGAGCCGCCTATGGCCTGTCAGCCCTGCTGG gGGACCTTGGGGGACAGATGGGCCTATTCATTGGGGCTAGCATCCTCACCTTGCTGGAGATCCTTGACTATATCTATGAG GTCTCCTGGGATCGGCTCAAGAGGGTGTGGCGACGGCCCAAAACCCCACTGCGGACATCCACCGGAGGCATCTCCACTTTGGGGctgcaggagctgaaggaacaG AGTCCTTGTCTAAGCCGGGGCCGTGCAGAGGGTGGGGGTGCTAGTAGCCTGCTTCCCAACCATCACCACCCCCACGGCCCTCCAGGAAGCCTCTTTGAAGACTTTGCTTGCTAG